One Sphingomonas sabuli genomic region harbors:
- a CDS encoding acyltransferase family protein: MAAPGEAAGKPILNGYIPALDGLRAFAVLLVVAFHARVLPGGFVGVDVFFVLSAFLITRVLKQELDATGGIRLLRFSGRRLARLGPALVLMLATYLAVAPLLWPRQPHVGDALLAAFYVSDYSFAAFGRPLYLQHSWSLAVEEQFYLAWPLMLPLLLRSRRPLHVLAVAYVALIWWRAGFGDDWRTYYYRADTRCTGLVIGAGLALAIDRLDFSRAHALTGALLVMLAAVLGRFGPDAALVFPVAEVGAALLVGAAAQGQLGALQPALCASSALLIGKLSYGIYLWHYPITIALRPWFDGAALFVLVLVPSVGLAWLSWVTVEQWPRRLRRPDPAPALQGSR, translated from the coding sequence ATGGCGGCGCCTGGAGAAGCAGCGGGCAAACCGATCCTGAATGGATATATTCCCGCGCTCGACGGGCTGCGGGCGTTCGCCGTTCTGCTGGTCGTGGCCTTTCACGCGCGCGTCCTCCCCGGCGGTTTTGTCGGCGTCGACGTCTTCTTCGTGCTGTCTGCGTTCCTTATCACCCGTGTCCTGAAGCAGGAACTGGACGCGACCGGTGGCATCCGCCTCCTGCGCTTTTCCGGGCGGCGGTTGGCGCGGCTTGGCCCGGCGCTGGTGCTGATGCTCGCCACTTATCTCGCGGTCGCCCCGTTGCTGTGGCCGAGGCAGCCGCACGTCGGCGATGCTCTCCTCGCCGCTTTCTATGTCAGCGATTACAGCTTCGCGGCGTTCGGCCGGCCCCTGTACCTGCAGCACAGCTGGTCGCTGGCGGTCGAAGAGCAATTCTACCTGGCTTGGCCGTTGATGCTGCCGCTGCTGCTGCGGTCCCGGCGGCCGCTGCACGTTCTCGCCGTCGCTTATGTCGCGCTCATCTGGTGGCGCGCCGGTTTCGGGGACGACTGGCGCACGTACTATTATCGTGCCGACACGCGCTGCACCGGGCTGGTAATCGGGGCCGGACTGGCGTTGGCGATCGACCGGCTCGATTTCTCCCGCGCCCATGCGCTGACGGGCGCCTTGCTGGTGATGCTGGCCGCGGTGCTTGGCAGGTTCGGACCTGATGCCGCGCTCGTCTTTCCCGTGGCCGAAGTTGGCGCGGCCCTGCTCGTCGGAGCGGCGGCGCAGGGGCAACTTGGCGCCTTGCAGCCAGCATTGTGTGCCTCCTCGGCGCTGCTCATCGGCAAGCTCTCCTACGGCATCTACCTGTGGCATTATCCCATCACGATCGCGCTGCGGCCCTGGTTCGACGGCGCGGCGCTGTTCGTTCTCGTGCTGGTGCCTTCCGTGGGATTGGCCTGGCTGTCCTGGGTAACCGTTGAACAATGGCCGCGACGCCTGCGCCGTCCCGACCCCGCTCCCGCGCTGCAAGGTTCGCGCTAG
- a CDS encoding GGDEF domain-containing protein → MARDRAIRPRPSDSTYLELVRSLFSTLAPSVLMSALLIGTAVAAIHTDPHPWIVATAGIATVVALLRLALLFSLQRRVDHESFDLAAARRTELTFGITQISFAAALGAFAAACFLICEPAHHMIIVALIVGYAAGVAAGFSLRLWIGVPAILLAVTPTIMTSVYLADNAHLLLAGILLVMMVGGIGSMVLRYQAAVETTELRQMFASLARRDRLTGLANRLGLEERFAHGIKDGEVILHCIDLDRFKPVNDIHGHMVGDLLLKAVASRLERLIRSQDLAVRLGGDEFAILQVGVQHPNEGELMARRIERAIAAPYVVRNCDIEIGASIGSASSEEHGDELDDLLEVADQALYGMKAKRRGGAKLAV, encoded by the coding sequence ATGGCCAGAGATCGCGCCATTCGACCAAGGCCATCCGACAGCACCTATTTGGAGCTGGTGCGGAGCCTCTTCAGCACGCTTGCGCCAAGCGTGCTGATGAGCGCTCTGCTGATCGGCACGGCCGTTGCCGCAATCCATACCGATCCGCATCCGTGGATCGTTGCCACCGCGGGTATTGCCACGGTCGTCGCGCTGCTGCGGCTTGCCCTGTTGTTTTCGCTTCAGCGCCGGGTCGACCACGAAAGCTTCGACCTGGCGGCGGCGCGACGCACCGAACTGACGTTCGGAATCACGCAGATCAGTTTCGCCGCGGCGCTCGGGGCGTTTGCCGCGGCCTGTTTCCTGATCTGCGAGCCGGCCCACCACATGATCATCGTGGCGCTGATCGTCGGTTATGCAGCCGGCGTCGCGGCAGGATTTTCGTTGCGGTTATGGATTGGCGTGCCCGCCATCCTGCTGGCCGTAACGCCGACGATCATGACCTCCGTCTACCTTGCCGACAACGCGCACCTGCTGCTTGCTGGTATCCTGCTGGTGATGATGGTCGGCGGCATAGGCAGTATGGTGCTGCGCTACCAGGCTGCGGTTGAGACCACCGAGCTGCGCCAGATGTTCGCCTCGCTTGCCCGCCGCGACCGCCTGACCGGACTGGCCAACCGGCTCGGGCTGGAAGAGAGATTCGCGCACGGGATCAAAGACGGTGAAGTCATTCTACACTGCATCGACCTGGACCGGTTCAAGCCCGTCAATGATATTCACGGCCATATGGTGGGCGATCTGCTGTTGAAGGCGGTCGCAAGCCGGCTGGAACGCCTGATCCGGTCGCAGGACCTGGCCGTCCGGCTGGGCGGCGACGAATTCGCAATCTTGCAGGTCGGTGTGCAGCATCCCAACGAGGGTGAATTGATGGCGCGGCGGATCGAGCGCGCCATCGCCGCACCCTATGTGGTGCGCAATTGCGACATCGAGATCGGCGCCAGCATCGGTTCGGCCAGCAGCGAGGAACATGGCGACGAACTCGACGACCTGCTCGAGGTCGCGGATCAGGCTTTGTACGGCATGAAGGCCAAGCGCCGCGGCGGGGCCAAGCTCGCCGTCTAA